In Lolium rigidum isolate FL_2022 chromosome 3, APGP_CSIRO_Lrig_0.1, whole genome shotgun sequence, the genomic window ATGTTTTTGGTATGCCTCCTCTGTTTTCTTTTAACGACACACAAATAGACATGCTCTTATCTCAAGTTTGCAAATTCCTAGTTCGTCACATAATGATCATCTGCATATTTATTTGAGATATTATGAAGCATGTAAGGTATAAGCTTAGAGAAACCAAGTCGTTAGTAGCTAGACGGAAAAAAACTTATGTGCGATAGGTAGTAATTTGTAGGCTTCTACTCTGATGATTCAGGTTTCAAATCTAGATGGAAGACATGGTCAAAAGTGGAAGTTTCCCTGTCCTTTTATTTACTTAATTTTATCATTTGCTAGGGGTTTTCTCATTGTTCAACTCTTATGTAGGATGAGCTTGATGATGGAATATTATATAGAGAGCAAATAAGAAAACCCACTGTTGTCGTTTCAATACAGTAGGAGATTAAGGGTTATCTCTTGGCTAGTCACTGTGACACAATGCTAGGGCCTTGTGTGAAAGTAACCGTACATTGACACATTTGACACATCGATGTTCTAATAGGTTTAGTCGCCTCACCGAAGGGCGAATTATTCCTGTTAGTAGAATGATTGCAGAAGAGACCAATGCTACCCCTAACCAATCCTAAAGAGCAAATATTTCGTACCTGTATATGCATTGAAAGAATGAGGTAAAAGGGTACTTCAACTAACTCCAAGAAGTACATCCTGAAATAATTCCAAAATGGAATTTCAGTTTCTCTATTTCATTGTTTTTATTCGTCTCTCTATTTCAGTGTAAAGGACTGGGATATGTTGTGAGTCCGTGATAGTTGTCGTAGGTGGGACACAAGCATAACTCCGCAACTCTCAAACAAGACGTATTTCATCTAGCCGCATATATAATCTTTGCAAGACTAGTTACTGCCTTTAAGGACCCTCTGATTAGCAAAAAACTTCAATGGTACCCACTGCTGAGGCTGGATCAACTATTATTCGTCTCCAGCTTCATCTGCAAGAGAAAAACGGTTTAAGAGAAGGCCATATTTTGTGTTGGTCTCTTCTGCGATCATTCTACTAACAGATCAGTCTGTGTGAAATTTAGTTATGCACTGTTCAACTGGATTGAGACTTTGAAAGGTAAGATCAGAGTCTCTTACCATGCAGATGAGACTGGAATCCACAGTTGCTTAGGTGAAGTGCAAGTTTCTCTCCCAGTTGCTTCTGCCAGTCTTCTGTTTTCTTGGCTTCAGCTATTGTCCACACGGCTGCAGTTGCCTTGTCAAAGTCCACTGTGGCAGAAGCAACCTCAGGCTGCAAAAATTGGTAACACAAATTTGAATTGGGTAGTGATGTTAATAGAGAATAATAAAGGGTAAGAAGCGTTAAGTAACTAGGCATGGTCAAACAAGCGTTCAGTATAGCAAACATGCAAGTGATGAAACATTTACAGCCGCTGCATCCATAGCATGTAATACTTTGCCGGGACTAGAGTAAATTCTAATTTGAACCAGATGCATGTGGCTTTGAACCAGATTTTATTCTTTGGACAAATTAGACCACATTTACTTTTTATACTGTACAAACTTGGATAAGATGTGAGCAGCACATCAACCAGCAACTCAACTGGACATATGTCGTCAGTTCGTCACTCGTCAGGATGGGGTTGGGTGTAAAATGTGGTGCTTGCTAATCTGTTTCACTAAGCGAAACTAGATCCAAACAAAAAGTTGAATCAAAGACGATTACAAGCTTTCTGGCAGCTACTACTGCTAGGGCTAAGCCGACGAACCTGGCTCTCGAGAATCCGTTTCACCTTGGAGGCGCACCCGCCGCACGACATCCCCTGCAATGCATATATGCCAGGAGAAGATAACAGCGTCCGATCACTTTGATCAGTATCTTGTACACGCAAAGCAGGTGGAATTAAGCATTACGTACCCCGACGTGGAGCAGGATGACGTCGTCTTCCGCCGTCCCAGTCTCACCGAGTGCAgcggcggctgccgccgccgcagcagcgccGGCATCAGagtctcctcctccgccgccgcttcctccaaAGAAGCCTCCGCcgcccccgcctccgccgccgatgGACGAGCGGGTGGAGATGGACGCGAAGCCGTGGGGAGGCGCCACGAACAGCAGGCGCCTGGCCGCGGCGAGGGTGAGGAGTGGCCCCGTAATCACCGCTGGCTCCATTGCGGTAGGCCGGTAGAGCGTTTCTTGCCAACGTCCTAGCTACCGTCGTGCCCACTGCTGCCTGCTTTTCATATCCACACGATATCATTTTCTTGGAGTCTTGCTTGCAAACAAGATGCCACGCCCTACTCGTGGCTCACGTGTTCATGTCCCTCTCGCGCATCGCTTAATGCATGCACTTTTGAATTGGCATAGAGGTTTTCCCAATCCAAACCTTTTGAAAACAGTAGACAATGACGGGCTTGTCGCGTTGTAACTTGTTTCGGGAATCGAGAGTACCAACCATTCCGTGTAACAAATTGCTTTCTTCATGAATGCACAGAGTTCCTACTGATTTCTCAAAAAGCAAACAATA contains:
- the LOC124698478 gene encoding copper-transporting ATPase PAA1, chloroplastic-like, with product MEPAVITGPLLTLAAARRLLFVAPPHGFASISTRSSIGGGGGGGGGFFGGSGGGGGDSDAGAAAAAAAAAALGETGTAEDDVILLHVGGMSCGGCASKVKRILESQPEVASATVDFDKATAAVWTIAEAKKTEDWQKQLGEKLALHLSNCGFQSHLHDEAGDE